A DNA window from Paraburkholderia phytofirmans OLGA172 contains the following coding sequences:
- a CDS encoding response regulator yields the protein MTTVLLVDDEPETLAAWELCCEHDGYEVKAAGDGQAALAVLTTSPVDVVVADWRMPKMSGSTLCHHIRNTSGLAGTVFILVSAESTPPAFVQYDGFLRKPVDVPELLATMRRLLAEHAADCAASHGHTAPRH from the coding sequence ATGACGACGGTGCTGCTGGTGGACGATGAGCCGGAGACGCTGGCGGCCTGGGAACTGTGCTGCGAGCACGACGGATACGAAGTGAAAGCCGCAGGCGATGGCCAGGCGGCGCTGGCCGTACTGACGACGAGCCCGGTTGACGTGGTCGTGGCCGACTGGCGGATGCCGAAAATGTCCGGCAGCACGCTCTGCCATCACATCCGGAACACATCCGGTCTGGCGGGGACGGTTTTTATCCTGGTGTCTGCCGAGTCAACTCCGCCCGCCTTCGTGCAGTACGACGGCTTTCTGCGCAAGCCCGTCGATGTGCCCGAGCTGCTGGCGACGATGCGGCGCCTGCTCGCGGAGCACGCGGCCGACTGTGCCGCCTCGCACGGGCACACTGCGCCGCGTCACTGA